A genomic stretch from Desulfohalobium retbaense DSM 5692 includes:
- a CDS encoding HD domain-containing protein: protein MDIPDLDAPSRACLAQFDAARARRAGATDPSRAPAFCRELSAWIDGYFEARIASIFPGTTTAVLAVGGYGRRELGLASDIDILLLCPPDSPKAAEIAGPLLHPLWDAKLDVGHAVRTLEECLAWASSDPSVFAALLDRRYVAGREALARELDTHLLAFTRRRGREVFEWLRTQRLERAALHGDASQELEPDCKYGLGGLRDYHLCHWTGLLFEDSEIALPPAIIEGRDFLLAARNAVTLCDGRPRDTIPLDLIPPVAEALAGNDIQEGNSPVERFYARFQDHAARLKRYTNHLVLHAADQFPCAASATLTGGGLELLKADLATKRLPSWQTQETLRRDPPQTAKQRRDGADIVLACLQDPDPLPLLEILHETGFLAAIVPPWAQAAHTFALDGSHRYPTGWHSLHSVGALAELSRGEATVFGDPGYETLAKTPVLRLAALVHDIGKGRSDHAHAGARLFQPFLDLFALTEKEKRLLRFLIENHLLLSTTATRRDLQEEETVLAFANQVGHPATLHALLLLTWADSRASGSAGWTPWVASLINELVTKTSRLLASGEFADGHHARRLSRIRDQLRSRMPWPCSAEHKETLLQRLGSRYLLQHDIDNVLEHLDMYRAATEKALRGPVVRAWRRQGVDGWRIDALCLKEDRLFSALAGVLTRHQVNIRSGTLHRWLDGTIVVSLHTDEPPDPLYPEKYWQRVRSDLEAVFSARLALEYQLARVVPRFETPPGCAVQLRLDNAGSDFFTVIEIAAPDQAGLLYRIVHALEELKLEVAWASVHTVSHHVTDTFYVRDQWGEKLTAAEQEQTVRQALYHCLKPT from the coding sequence ATGGACATCCCCGACCTCGACGCCCCTTCCCGGGCCTGCTTGGCCCAATTTGACGCTGCTCGCGCTCGAAGGGCCGGAGCCACGGATCCGAGCCGTGCTCCGGCCTTTTGTCGCGAACTTTCAGCCTGGATCGACGGGTACTTCGAGGCCCGCATCGCTTCGATCTTCCCCGGCACCACGACTGCCGTGCTCGCCGTAGGGGGATATGGCCGCAGGGAACTCGGTCTGGCCTCGGACATCGACATCCTCTTGCTCTGTCCGCCGGACTCCCCCAAAGCCGCCGAAATCGCCGGGCCACTCCTTCATCCTCTCTGGGACGCGAAGCTCGACGTCGGCCATGCGGTGCGAACCCTGGAAGAATGTCTGGCTTGGGCCTCCAGCGATCCCAGCGTCTTCGCCGCCCTGCTCGACAGGCGGTATGTCGCCGGTCGCGAGGCACTGGCCAGAGAACTCGACACCCACCTCCTGGCCTTCACCCGGCGAAGGGGCCGGGAGGTGTTTGAATGGCTGCGGACCCAGCGCCTCGAACGTGCCGCCCTGCATGGAGACGCCAGCCAGGAACTCGAACCGGATTGCAAATACGGCCTCGGTGGATTGCGCGATTACCACCTCTGCCACTGGACCGGTCTGCTCTTCGAGGACTCCGAGATAGCCCTGCCTCCGGCCATCATTGAAGGGCGCGACTTTCTCCTGGCCGCCCGCAACGCCGTCACCCTGTGTGACGGCCGCCCCCGAGACACAATTCCGCTGGATCTTATTCCCCCGGTGGCCGAGGCCCTGGCCGGAAACGACATCCAAGAGGGAAATTCGCCAGTGGAGCGCTTCTATGCCCGCTTTCAGGACCATGCCGCACGCCTCAAACGCTACACCAACCATCTGGTGCTTCACGCCGCCGATCAATTCCCCTGCGCCGCTTCGGCCACATTGACCGGCGGCGGGCTGGAATTGCTGAAGGCAGACCTGGCCACAAAACGTCTGCCAAGCTGGCAGACCCAGGAGACCTTACGGCGTGACCCCCCGCAAACCGCAAAGCAGCGCCGAGATGGGGCGGACATCGTATTGGCCTGCCTGCAGGATCCCGACCCGCTGCCGCTGTTGGAAATACTCCACGAAACCGGCTTTCTCGCGGCCATTGTCCCCCCGTGGGCACAAGCGGCCCACACCTTTGCCCTGGATGGGAGCCATCGCTATCCCACGGGGTGGCACAGCCTGCACAGCGTGGGGGCATTGGCCGAACTCAGCCGCGGCGAGGCGACTGTGTTCGGCGATCCAGGGTATGAAACCCTTGCCAAAACCCCCGTTCTCAGACTCGCCGCGCTGGTCCATGACATTGGCAAAGGACGTTCCGATCATGCCCATGCCGGTGCCCGTCTTTTTCAACCTTTCCTGGACCTTTTTGCCTTGACAGAGAAAGAGAAACGGCTGCTTCGCTTTTTGATTGAAAACCACCTCCTCCTTTCCACCACCGCCACCCGCCGGGACCTCCAAGAAGAGGAAACCGTGCTGGCCTTCGCCAACCAGGTCGGGCATCCAGCGACCCTGCACGCCCTGCTTCTGCTGACCTGGGCCGACAGCCGGGCCAGTGGCTCCGCCGGTTGGACTCCATGGGTCGCCAGTCTGATCAATGAACTGGTGACCAAGACCAGTCGCCTGCTCGCCAGCGGCGAATTCGCCGACGGGCACCATGCCCGCCGCCTCAGCCGCATCCGCGACCAGCTCCGATCCCGGATGCCATGGCCGTGCTCGGCGGAACACAAGGAAACCCTCCTGCAACGTCTGGGCTCGCGCTACCTTCTGCAGCACGATATCGACAATGTTCTCGAACACCTGGACATGTACCGTGCCGCCACTGAAAAGGCCCTGCGGGGCCCTGTTGTGCGAGCCTGGCGCAGGCAGGGAGTGGACGGATGGCGCATCGACGCCCTGTGCCTCAAGGAGGATCGGCTTTTCTCGGCCCTGGCCGGCGTGCTGACCCGGCATCAGGTCAATATCCGGTCCGGGACGCTGCACCGCTGGTTGGACGGGACTATCGTCGTTTCCCTGCACACCGACGAACCTCCGGATCCGTTGTACCCGGAGAAGTATTGGCAACGGGTCCGGTCAGACCTGGAAGCGGTCTTTTCCGCCAGGCTGGCGCTCGAATACCAGCTCGCCCGGGTGGTGCCCAGATTTGAGACTCCCCCTGGCTGTGCGGTCCAACTTCGCCTCGACAATGCGGGCTCTGATTTTTTCACGGTCATTGAAATCGCGGCCCCGGATCAGGCGGGGCTGCTCTACCGTATCGTCCACGCCCTGGAGGAGCTCAAATTGGAAGTCGCCTGGGCCTCGGTGCACACCGTCAGCCACCATGTCACAGACACCTTCTATGTCCGGGACCAATGGGGAGAAAAACTCACCGCTGCCGAACAGGAACAGACGGTCCGGCAAGCATTATACCATTGCCTCAAACCCACTTGA
- a CDS encoding TIGR04283 family arsenosugar biosynthesis glycosyltransferase, producing the protein MSNVFCSVVIPAFHEAGGINAVCRHVFSLPAPGEIEVLVVDGAPEADTLKALHVAGVRGVRAPAGRARQCNAGAGLARAERLLFLHADTRLPHLGLYALGEALGGTAEAGAFDLGVDSARLGLRVVAAVASLRSRWTRVPYGDQGLFFRRETFFRFGGFPEIALMEDLELMRRLRRGKTRIAIVHPGVRTSPRRWEKEGIVRGTLRNWSLRLAYFCGVSPARLAGWYRPHGQSENS; encoded by the coding sequence GTGAGTAACGTATTTTGCAGTGTGGTGATCCCCGCCTTCCATGAGGCCGGCGGGATCAATGCCGTCTGTCGCCATGTCTTTTCCTTGCCGGCGCCAGGGGAAATAGAGGTCCTTGTCGTGGACGGCGCCCCAGAGGCGGATACGTTAAAGGCCCTGCACGTGGCAGGGGTGCGCGGAGTTCGCGCCCCGGCGGGACGGGCCCGGCAATGCAATGCCGGGGCCGGGCTGGCCAGGGCAGAGCGGTTGCTCTTTTTGCACGCGGATACGCGGCTGCCCCATCTGGGATTGTACGCCTTAGGAGAGGCGCTGGGGGGGACGGCCGAGGCGGGGGCCTTTGATCTTGGCGTGGATTCTGCGAGGCTGGGGCTTCGGGTTGTCGCGGCCGTCGCCTCGCTTCGCTCCCGATGGACGCGTGTGCCTTACGGCGACCAGGGGTTGTTTTTCCGCCGGGAAACGTTTTTTCGCTTCGGGGGGTTCCCCGAGATTGCCTTGATGGAAGATCTGGAATTGATGCGCCGTTTACGGCGGGGGAAGACACGGATCGCCATTGTGCATCCGGGCGTCCGGACCTCGCCGCGACGGTGGGAGAAAGAGGGGATCGTGCGGGGCACGCTGCGCAATTGGAGTTTGCGCTTGGCGTATTTCTGCGGTGTTTCTCCGGCGCGGCTGGCGGGTTGGTACCGTCCGCACGGTCAGTCGGAAAATTCTTGA
- a CDS encoding quaternary amine ABC transporter ATP-binding protein, which produces MAETKIKVENVYKIFGPHPERGIEPLQQGKGKEEVMEEYKLSVGVNNVSFEVKEGEILVIMGLSGSGKSTLVRCINRLIEPTAGKIYVGGDEITQLDEDGLRKMRLKHFGMVFQNFALFPHRTVLQNVGYGLEIQGVEMEERKRRSQEALEQVGLKGWGDSYPSQLSGGMQQRVGLARALALDSDIMLMDEAFSALDPLIRRDMQDELIELQSRMQKTIVFISHDLDEALKLGDRIILMKDGYVVQEGTAEEILTKPADEYVAKFVEDVDMSKVLTAETVMKHSEALANWRTDGPRAALRKMRKAGISSIFVVEDSNHIVGVVMAEEAAKAVENGDKTLENILIRDVKTVATDVPAHELFAELSEIPYPLAVVDEEKRLRGVIVRGTILAALSDRGVVE; this is translated from the coding sequence ATGGCTGAGACAAAGATTAAAGTTGAAAATGTGTACAAGATTTTCGGGCCCCATCCCGAACGAGGCATTGAGCCGCTCCAACAGGGCAAAGGCAAAGAAGAGGTCATGGAGGAGTACAAGCTCAGTGTTGGGGTCAACAATGTTTCCTTTGAGGTCAAGGAAGGCGAGATCCTCGTCATCATGGGCCTTTCCGGAAGTGGAAAATCGACCCTGGTCCGGTGTATCAACCGTTTGATTGAGCCCACGGCCGGTAAGATTTACGTCGGCGGGGACGAAATCACCCAGCTCGACGAGGACGGCCTGCGCAAAATGCGTTTAAAGCACTTCGGGATGGTCTTTCAGAACTTCGCCCTCTTCCCCCATCGCACCGTCCTGCAAAACGTGGGCTACGGTCTGGAAATCCAGGGCGTGGAGATGGAAGAACGCAAGCGCCGGAGCCAGGAAGCCCTGGAGCAGGTCGGCCTGAAGGGTTGGGGCGATTCCTATCCGTCCCAGCTCAGTGGCGGGATGCAGCAACGTGTCGGTCTGGCCCGCGCCCTGGCCCTGGACTCGGATATCATGCTTATGGACGAAGCTTTTTCCGCTTTGGACCCGCTGATCCGCCGGGACATGCAGGATGAGCTGATTGAGCTGCAGAGCCGGATGCAGAAGACCATTGTCTTTATCAGTCACGATCTGGACGAAGCCCTTAAACTCGGTGACCGGATCATCCTCATGAAAGACGGCTACGTGGTTCAGGAAGGCACGGCCGAGGAAATTCTGACCAAACCGGCGGATGAGTATGTGGCCAAGTTTGTTGAAGACGTCGACATGTCCAAGGTCCTCACCGCTGAAACGGTCATGAAGCACTCCGAAGCCCTGGCCAATTGGCGCACCGACGGCCCGCGGGCCGCGCTGCGGAAAATGCGCAAGGCCGGCATTTCCTCAATCTTTGTTGTGGAAGACAGCAACCATATCGTCGGCGTGGTCATGGCTGAAGAGGCCGCCAAGGCGGTTGAAAACGGTGATAAGACGCTGGAAAATATCCTCATCCGCGATGTTAAAACGGTGGCCACGGACGTGCCCGCCCATGAGCTGTTCGCTGAACTCAGCGAAATCCCCTATCCGTTGGCCGTTGTTGATGAAGAGAAGCGTCTGCGCGGCGTGATTGTCCGGGGAACGATTCTGGCGGCCCTTTCAGACCGCGGTGTGGTGGAGTAA
- a CDS encoding ABC transporter permease translates to MAWKIPVGDVIEATIDFLADNFSFATKAFTRVVETGLDVLVGGMGLLPPWLFIILAAALAWWLSKRRGIGLFTVLGLGLVWNMGLWDPTLSTIALVLVATAIAVMIGVPLGIFAALNQTFFRVVTPILDFMQTMPAFVYLIPAIPFFGLGKVAAIFSTVIFAMPPSIRLTSLGIRQVPGELVEAADAFGSTKSQKLFKLQLPLATPTILAGVNQTIMLALSMVVIAAMIGAKGLGGEVWKAIQRLEPGRGFEAGIGIVIVAIILDRIMQQVGGGNKRRE, encoded by the coding sequence ATGGCATGGAAGATACCAGTAGGTGACGTTATAGAAGCCACAATTGATTTTCTGGCTGACAACTTTTCATTTGCAACCAAGGCCTTTACCCGGGTGGTCGAGACCGGGCTCGATGTTCTCGTCGGGGGCATGGGGCTCTTGCCGCCCTGGCTGTTTATTATCTTGGCCGCCGCCTTGGCCTGGTGGCTCAGTAAACGACGTGGCATCGGCCTGTTTACCGTCCTCGGTCTCGGTCTGGTCTGGAACATGGGGCTGTGGGATCCGACCCTGAGCACCATCGCTTTGGTTCTCGTGGCCACAGCGATTGCGGTCATGATCGGGGTGCCGCTGGGTATCTTCGCCGCCTTGAACCAGACCTTCTTCCGGGTTGTGACCCCGATTCTCGACTTTATGCAGACCATGCCGGCCTTTGTGTACCTGATCCCGGCGATTCCGTTTTTCGGTCTCGGGAAGGTCGCGGCCATCTTTTCGACGGTCATTTTCGCTATGCCGCCGTCGATCCGTCTGACCTCACTTGGAATTCGCCAAGTGCCCGGTGAATTGGTTGAAGCCGCCGACGCGTTTGGCTCCACCAAGTCCCAGAAGCTGTTCAAATTGCAGCTGCCGCTGGCCACGCCGACCATTCTGGCCGGAGTCAACCAGACGATTATGCTCGCCCTGTCCATGGTTGTTATCGCGGCCATGATTGGCGCCAAAGGGCTCGGCGGTGAGGTCTGGAAGGCCATTCAGCGCCTGGAACCCGGGCGCGGCTTTGAGGCCGGTATCGGCATCGTGATCGTCGCCATTATTCTGGACCGCATCATGCAGCAGGTCGGCGGCGGGAACAAAAGACGGGAGTAA
- a CDS encoding ammonium transporter — translation MSPADTGFILICAALVMLMTPGLALFYAGMTRSKNVLGTLMQSFIALAVVTVVWIVWGYSLAFGSDIFMLIGGFDFLGLRNVGMEPNPDLAGNIPHLAFMIFQCMFAIITPALISGAFAERMRFKGFLVFTILWSTFVYSPLCHWVWGGGWMGAMGALDFAGGAVVHMSSGSAALAACLFLGPRKGYGTRSFIPHNLPMTITGAALLWFGWFGFNAGSALAADGLAAHAFVTTHIATAAAVLGWLVVETRHAGKPTTLGAVSGAIAGLVAITPAAGFVGPIGALIIGFVGGMACYGTVLLKKAFGYDDSLDVVGIHGAGGVWGALATGLFARLSVNPGGANGLFFGNFSQFWIQLISVVATCVFAFALTWILLKITDRLVGLRVSPEEEEQGLDISQHSETGYQW, via the coding sequence ATGAGTCCTGCTGACACCGGTTTTATTCTCATTTGTGCCGCCCTGGTCATGCTCATGACCCCAGGGCTGGCCCTGTTCTACGCGGGCATGACCCGCTCCAAAAACGTCCTCGGGACCCTGATGCAGAGCTTTATCGCCCTGGCCGTGGTCACCGTGGTCTGGATTGTGTGGGGCTATTCCCTGGCCTTTGGTTCGGACATTTTCATGCTCATCGGCGGATTTGATTTTCTGGGCCTGCGCAATGTGGGCATGGAGCCCAACCCGGATCTGGCCGGCAACATTCCCCACCTGGCGTTCATGATTTTCCAATGCATGTTCGCCATCATCACCCCGGCCCTGATCAGCGGCGCCTTTGCCGAGCGGATGCGCTTCAAGGGTTTTCTCGTCTTTACAATTTTGTGGTCCACGTTTGTCTACAGCCCGTTGTGCCATTGGGTCTGGGGCGGCGGATGGATGGGTGCCATGGGCGCCCTGGACTTTGCTGGCGGCGCTGTGGTGCACATGAGTTCAGGCAGCGCAGCACTGGCGGCCTGTCTCTTTCTTGGTCCCCGAAAAGGCTATGGGACCCGGTCGTTCATTCCCCACAATCTGCCCATGACCATCACCGGGGCGGCATTGCTTTGGTTCGGCTGGTTCGGTTTCAATGCCGGGAGCGCTCTGGCTGCGGACGGTCTCGCCGCCCACGCCTTTGTGACCACCCATATTGCTACGGCCGCGGCGGTGCTTGGCTGGCTGGTGGTCGAAACCCGGCACGCCGGCAAACCAACCACACTTGGCGCCGTCTCCGGAGCCATCGCCGGACTGGTGGCCATTACTCCGGCAGCGGGCTTCGTCGGTCCCATCGGCGCCCTGATCATTGGCTTTGTCGGCGGCATGGCCTGCTACGGCACCGTGTTGCTGAAAAAAGCCTTCGGGTACGACGATTCCCTTGATGTCGTCGGCATCCACGGCGCCGGGGGCGTCTGGGGTGCGCTGGCAACCGGCCTCTTCGCCCGTCTGAGCGTCAATCCTGGCGGAGCGAACGGTCTGTTTTTTGGCAATTTTTCCCAATTCTGGATCCAGTTGATTTCGGTTGTCGCTACCTGCGTCTTCGCCTTTGCCCTGACCTGGATCCTGCTGAAAATCACGGATAGGCTGGTCGGACTGCGTGTTTCCCCTGAAGAGGAGGAACAGGGTCTGGACATCAGCCAGCACAGCGAAACAGGGTACCAGTGGTAG
- a CDS encoding glycine betaine ABC transporter substrate-binding protein, producing MRKLTLIALVLSAFILAGVSTAMAKDTVELAYVEWSSEVASTNVVQAVLQEKMGYECEITPVSGAAMWQATATGDVDGLVAAWLPTTHGHYLEKVKDEVVDLGPNLEGTRIGLVVPEYVSIDSIDQINEYAEKFDEQIIGIDPGAGIMSATEEAVEEYNMDNIELMEGSGATMTAVLKNRIEDKEWVVVTGWTPHWKFAKWDLKYLNDPKGVYGGEEFISTIVRQGLKEDMPEVYEFLDNFYWAPEDMAEVMVWNQDGMDPYESAKKWISENPEKVEKWLP from the coding sequence GTGAGAAAGCTGACGCTTATCGCTTTGGTACTGAGTGCTTTCATTCTGGCTGGAGTAAGCACTGCCATGGCCAAGGACACCGTGGAACTGGCCTATGTGGAATGGTCGTCCGAGGTCGCTTCGACCAATGTGGTCCAAGCTGTTTTGCAGGAAAAAATGGGTTATGAATGTGAAATCACGCCGGTAAGTGGTGCCGCCATGTGGCAGGCGACTGCCACAGGTGACGTGGACGGACTGGTAGCCGCCTGGCTGCCCACCACCCACGGCCATTACCTGGAAAAGGTCAAGGACGAGGTTGTCGATCTCGGTCCCAACCTCGAAGGCACCCGTATCGGTCTTGTTGTGCCTGAGTATGTGAGCATCGATTCTATCGATCAAATCAACGAGTATGCCGAGAAGTTCGACGAGCAGATCATCGGGATCGATCCCGGTGCGGGCATCATGTCGGCTACTGAAGAGGCGGTCGAAGAATACAACATGGACAACATCGAACTCATGGAAGGCAGCGGCGCGACCATGACCGCGGTTTTGAAAAACCGTATCGAAGACAAAGAATGGGTCGTGGTCACCGGCTGGACGCCGCACTGGAAGTTCGCCAAGTGGGATCTCAAGTACTTGAACGACCCCAAGGGCGTCTATGGCGGCGAAGAGTTCATTTCGACCATCGTCCGCCAGGGGCTGAAAGAAGATATGCCTGAAGTCTACGAATTTCTGGACAACTTCTACTGGGCTCCCGAAGACATGGCCGAAGTCATGGTCTGGAACCAGGACGGCATGGATCCCTACGAATCCGCCAAGAAGTGGATCAGTGAGAATCCTGAAAAAGTCGAGAAGTGGCTGCCCTAG
- a CDS encoding FmdB family zinc ribbon protein has product MPLFEYICRDCGQEFEEMAPSSDDSKVRCPACQSENIQRQMSAVRCQSGSPGGQPGTGCAPAGGFS; this is encoded by the coding sequence ATGCCCTTGTTTGAATATATCTGCCGCGATTGCGGACAGGAATTCGAAGAGATGGCCCCGTCCAGCGACGACAGCAAGGTCCGCTGCCCTGCCTGTCAAAGCGAGAACATCCAGAGACAGATGTCGGCCGTGCGGTGTCAGTCCGGCTCTCCGGGCGGTCAGCCGGGGACAGGATGCGCTCCGGCCGGGGGCTTTTCCTGA
- the rfaE2 gene encoding D-glycero-beta-D-manno-heptose 1-phosphate adenylyltransferase has translation MSTIPPNPKLYSREAARILRHSDWKGQHIVFTNGCFDLLHPGHVDYLQRARALGSFLCVGLNSDASVARLKGVSRPVVAEAARAFVLAGLACVDAVVVFDEDTPYELICAVQPHTLVKGGDWSVEAIVGRDIVEQAGGEVLSLPVLAGYSTSALIQRIQQDRA, from the coding sequence ATGTCCACCATTCCCCCCAATCCTAAGCTCTATTCCCGAGAAGCCGCCCGTATTCTGCGCCACAGCGACTGGAAGGGCCAACACATCGTTTTCACCAACGGGTGCTTCGACCTGCTCCACCCCGGTCATGTCGACTATCTCCAGCGCGCCCGGGCCCTCGGGAGCTTTCTTTGCGTCGGTCTCAACAGCGACGCCTCGGTCGCCCGCCTCAAAGGAGTCTCCCGGCCGGTGGTGGCCGAAGCGGCGCGCGCCTTTGTCCTTGCCGGCCTTGCTTGCGTCGACGCCGTCGTGGTCTTCGACGAGGACACCCCTTACGAATTGATCTGTGCCGTCCAGCCGCACACCCTGGTCAAGGGTGGGGATTGGAGTGTCGAAGCCATTGTCGGGCGCGATATCGTTGAACAGGCCGGGGGAGAGGTCCTGAGTCTGCCGGTTTTAGCCGGGTACTCGACCAGCGCCCTCATCCAACGCATCCAGCAGGACCGAGCATGA
- a CDS encoding P-II family nitrogen regulator encodes MRKIEIITRPFKLDEVKQRLTKLGIQGMTVTEVKGFGRQRGHKEIYRGAEYQVDFVAKVKIEIVVDDGLVEEIVSTVQEGARTGKVGDGKIFISPVDNAVRIRTGESGAEAL; translated from the coding sequence ATGCGCAAAATAGAGATCATTACCAGACCGTTTAAACTCGATGAGGTCAAGCAGCGTCTGACCAAGCTCGGCATCCAGGGCATGACCGTCACCGAGGTCAAGGGGTTTGGTCGTCAGCGCGGCCACAAGGAGATCTACCGGGGAGCTGAATACCAGGTCGATTTCGTGGCCAAGGTCAAGATCGAAATCGTCGTCGATGACGGCCTGGTCGAGGAGATCGTCTCCACTGTCCAGGAAGGGGCCCGCACCGGCAAGGTTGGTGACGGCAAGATCTTCATCTCCCCTGTGGATAACGCCGTGCGAATCCGCACAGGAGAAAGCGGCGCAGAAGCTCTCTGA